The genomic region TTTGCTGAATCCGAACCATTATTTCTTTAACTTCCTGCAGTTCTTGTTTGTCGTTTTCTTTGCGTTTTTCTACGCATCGATCGTGTTCAACGCCAAAGACATTTCCGAGAACTTGAAACGGCAGGGAGGGTTCATTCCGGGTGTTCGTCCGGGTGAATCGACCAAAGAATTTCTGAACGAAACGGCGAGCCGTCTTACCTTTACGGGAGCGATCTATCTCGGTCTCGTGGCAACACTGCCGTGGGTCATCCTCAAGGGGGCGGGCGTACCGTTCTTTTTCGGCGGTACGGCGGTTCTCATCGTTGTTCAGGTCGCACTTGATACGATGCGTCGCATCGAAGCGCAGATCTACATGAGCCGTTATCAGACACTCAGCGCGGTTGGCCTCTAAGCATGGCGATTGCGCTGCGAAAAAACGACGAACTCATAAAATTGCGTGCGGCGAACCAAATCGTCGGCGCGACTTTGGAACTTTTGGCCCAACATACCAAACCCGGAGTCACCCTTAAAGAACTGGATGCCATGGCGGAGGAGTATATCCGCAGCCAGGGTGCCACCCCCTCTTTCAAGGGCCTTTACGGTTTCCCCAATGCCGTCTGCATCTCTGTCAACGAAGTGATTATCCACGGAATTCCCAGCGACTATACCCTCAAAGAAGGGGATATCGTAGGATTTGACGTGGGGACCCAAAAAGAGGGATACTTTGGAGACGGTGCCGTTTCGGTCGGTGTCGGAACCATCAGCAAAGAAGACGAAGCGTTGATTGCGTGCGCGAAAGATTCTCTCTACCACGCCATCGACATTATCCGTGAGGGGATGCGATTTAAAGAACTCTCGCATGAGATCGAAAAATTCATTCTCGGGCGGGGATTCGTCCCTTTGCGCGGATTTTGCGGACACGGGATCGGAAAAAAACCCCATGAAGAACCGGAAATCCCCAATTACCTGGACGGACCCAACCCAAAGTCGGGCCCAAAGATCAAAAACGGAATGGTGTTTTGCATCGAACCGATGATCTGTCACAGGGAAGGGACTTCCAAGATTCTTTCCAACGGATGGGATGTAGTCAGTACGGACGGGCTGAGAGGCTCCCATTATGAGCATACGGTTGCGATTATCAACGGTAGAGCTGAAATATTATCAATCGCGTAAAGGAAATAAGATGGCAAAAGATGATGTCATTGAAGTAGACGGAAAGATCATTGAGGCGCTACCGAACGCAACGTTTCGGGTAGAACTGGCGAACGGGCATGTGATTTTGTGCCATATTGCCGGAAAAATGCGGATGCACTACATCAAGATTCTTCCGGGAGACACGGTAAAAATCGAATTGACCCCTTACAGTCTTGATAAAGGGCGCATCACTTACCGCTACAAATAATACGCCCTGCATCGCAGGTGCGTAACTCTCCCGATTTCACTATAATTACGCATATCGAACCAAAAGAGAACCGATGTGCACCAACCCTCAAACCCCCCTACTAACCACCCTGGTCAATACGCTGCGCGATGTCAGCCTGACACCGTTCGTTTTCCGCCATACGGTCAAGGAGATTACGAAAATCCTTTTGAACGAAGCGCTTAGGAGTACCCCGACGGTGAGGAAAACGCTTCACAGCTGGAGAGGGGATGAGGAAATGGAGTTTATCGACGAATCGTCGCTGGTCATTGTCTCGGTATTACGGGCCGCGCTCCCGATGCACGAGGCGATTATCGAAACGCTGACGAGTGCCGAATCGGGCTTTTTAGGGATCAAGCGCGATGAAGAGACGCACGAAAGCCGGCTGTATTACGACCGTTTGAGAGAGTGCAGCGGGAAAACGGTGATTCTGGTCGATACGATGGTCGCAACCGGTGGATCGCTTTGCGATGCGATCGCCATGGCAAAAGCAAAAGGGGCTGAAAAAATCATCACCCTGCACGTCATCGGATCGCCCGAGGGGATAGCGCGGGTAGAATCCGCACACGGCGATGTCGAGATGTTTATTGCCCAAATCGA from Sulfuricurvum sp. IAE1 harbors:
- the map gene encoding type I methionyl aminopeptidase; protein product: MAIALRKNDELIKLRAANQIVGATLELLAQHTKPGVTLKELDAMAEEYIRSQGATPSFKGLYGFPNAVCISVNEVIIHGIPSDYTLKEGDIVGFDVGTQKEGYFGDGAVSVGVGTISKEDEALIACAKDSLYHAIDIIREGMRFKELSHEIEKFILGRGFVPLRGFCGHGIGKKPHEEPEIPNYLDGPNPKSGPKIKNGMVFCIEPMICHREGTSKILSNGWDVVSTDGLRGSHYEHTVAIINGRAEILSIA
- the upp gene encoding uracil phosphoribosyltransferase, with product MCTNPQTPLLTTLVNTLRDVSLTPFVFRHTVKEITKILLNEALRSTPTVRKTLHSWRGDEEMEFIDESSLVIVSVLRAALPMHEAIIETLTSAESGFLGIKRDEETHESRLYYDRLRECSGKTVILVDTMVATGGSLCDAIAMAKAKGAEKIITLHVIGSPEGIARVESAHGDVEMFIAQIDRGLDENKFIVPGLGDAGDRAYNTL
- the infA gene encoding translation initiation factor IF-1, which encodes MAKDDVIEVDGKIIEALPNATFRVELANGHVILCHIAGKMRMHYIKILPGDTVKIELTPYSLDKGRITYRYK